A genome region from Corvus hawaiiensis isolate bCorHaw1 chromosome 4, bCorHaw1.pri.cur, whole genome shotgun sequence includes the following:
- the PHF5A gene encoding PHD finger-like domain-containing protein 5A: protein MAKHHPDLIFCRKQAGVAIGRLCEKCDGKCVICDSYVRPCTLVRICDECNYGSYQGRCVICGGPGVSDAYYCKECTIQEKDRDGCPKIVNLGSSKTDLFYERKKYGFKKR, encoded by the exons ATGGCCAAGCACCACCCGGACCTTATCTTCTGCCGCAAGCAGGCGGGCGTGG caattGGAAGACTCTGTGAAAAAT GTGACGGCAAGTGCGTGATCTGCGACTCGTACGTGCGGCCCTGCACCCTGGTGCGCATCTGTGACGAGTGTAACTATGGCTCCTACCAGGGCCGCTGCGTCATCTGCGGGGGGCCCGGAGTGTCCGACGCCTACTACTGCAAGGAGTGCACCATCCAGGAAAAAGAT AGGGATGGTTGCCCTAAGATCGTCAACCTGGGCAGTTCCAAGACAGATCTTTTctatgaaaggaaaaagtatGGCTTCAAGAAGAGGTGA